The DNA window CAGATAAACATCACATAGGAGGGTCGACCAGAGGAGGGGGAAATAGGGAGGGCTCCCAATCTACTTCCTCTACGAAGCACTTTACTAGCATACGGTAAGACAAGGCCCTCTTATGTATCGATTCACACATTTGTCAATCCGAATGATTGTGTAATCGGCGAATGAAATAAGGAATGGTAAAGGTTGTTTTGTATAAGTGGAAGCGAGGCTATCGCTGCGGACGGGCGAGGAGAACAAGGATATGGGGTGAGCTGATAGCGCTGCTGCTCAACTGGGTCTAGGGCTATTACGTAACGCACAATGGAGATTAATTCATCTTTTATATTCATTTAATAAAACcgtgtttcttttttttgtcatCTATTTTTCTCAAACAACATTGTGTAGGTAGGCTATTCTAATGCTTTGTGTTCTGATAAGCTATAAGCATAGTCTTTCATCGGGCGTCGTCGTTCGTTCCTGTCAAATCGCACATCTTCATTTTGTATCTGCTTAATTAATTGAAAGGAATTTTAATGGTATTTCACTTCTGACTGTCACAAGTCTAAGAAGACGTAATTAATGGTGCATATAGAACATCCTGTTGTTGACAGCTTGTATAGCCTAGCCTAAACATAGGCTACAAAAAGGACGGGAGTGCGTTTTATTGTTGGGCTATTGCACGAACCTCAAAAGAATAGGAAACATAATATTGATACGTTATATCACATCACCCAATGTCGATTTTACTTGATTACTTGATCCTCACCAATCGAGCGCCAATATTTACGTCAGTGCCAGTGGCGCGCGCAACCCTGGAACGTTAGTCGCTGTCCTTCAGCACCACGTGCCTGCGCATCATGAGACAGAGCGGAGAATGACTGACAGTACCCCGAAGTAAGGATTAGTGAAATTTCCATTCTGAGGAGACATGTAAATATTTGATGGTAATATAGGCCTAAGTGGAGTGCAATTGGAAGCACGGAGCAGATACGATTTAATATATTAGAACGAGAAGGAATggcagtgatggctagaagattAACTGGTAGTAGGCTAATATCAAACTTGTGAGTTATGCAGCAGCGTACAGGACTGTATCAGATAAATTCGTCTGAATTTATCTGATATATTTGTGAAGGATTAACCTTGAAACAATTGCCTTAATTAACTTCCATAGCTtattcccttttctctctctcctttactaaACAGTGACTCTCAGTCAAGATCAAGAAGTGAATCTTCAACAAGAATTGAGTCTCGATCAAGAACACTTGAATCTCATTCACGAAGAATTGAATCTCCATTAAGAAGTGAGTTTCAGCCAAGGAAAATGCTCCACCAGGACAGACCCGTAAACCCCCAGTACCGAGGCCAGGGAGGCAGCTCCTCCCCACTGCGGATCCTCAGCAACAACAGCCAGCAGCAGGGGGGGAAAAGGAAGCAAGGCGAGAAGGACGGCAACTTCAACTTCCTGGGTCAAGACGATGACGTCATGACGGGAGGGGACGAGAATCGCAACCAGGTGCGTCCTCGTAACCTGGGCCCATTGGGCCGCGACCAGCCCCACCTTCCTTCCTCCTCCAACCACTACGGTCCGGGGCCACTGTCCCCGCTCTCCCGCCTGCCCTGCTGGAGCCCCTTGGAGTCCCTGCCTGAGATCGAGAGTGGGGACGATGGGTACGGAAGAGTGCCCCCGGATGGCGCGGAGGAGGgcaagatggaggaggagatggggaggatgAGCGATGACGAGAAGGAGAAACAAGACCTGGGGGGAGGTGTCATGAAACAGGGAGTggtggtggaagaggaggaggaggaggaggaagtggaggacccAGAGGAATGGGGCGACAGCGACTCAGACTTTGAGTTCAGCTACAGGTCCAGTGGCAGCCTGTCCTCTCTCAACATGGAGAGCGGAGGCGAGGGGGCTGGCATGGGGGGGTGGGATCGCATCGGTGTGGGGGAGCCCAAGCCTGTCCACCACCAGGGGGGCAACCAGGAGACCCCTGCCTCCCCAGCAGACCCCCTTACGCCCTCTTTGACCAGGAAGTGGGATGACAAAATGGAGAGGAAAAGGAGCAGCAAGCCTCTGAGAACGGGGAACAGTCTGCTTGACGGAGGAGCGTTGTCCGACTCGGACACGGACTGCGGCGAGCTGCCTGAGCTGGAGGACACTGTGTGGACCCTGAGGGACCGCGAGCGCTTCAAGGCCCAGGAGATGGAGAAGCACCAGGTCCAGCTCACCATGTACCGCAGGCTGGCTCTGATCCGCTGGGTCCGCACCCTGCAGGGCCGCGTCCAGGAGCAGCAGAACCGCCTCCAGTCCAGCTTTGACGTCATCCTCGACCACAGGAAGGAGCTGCTGCGCATGGGCACTGCCACCACTGCAACTGCCACAGCCAGCCAATCGTAGAGCAAGAAGGAAGCGCAGAGGCCCCAACAGGAAGTGGTCACCAGCAGAGACCGGCCAGTCGCTGAAGGGGAATACAAAGGcattgttgccttggccatggtTATTGTGCTTGTTGTGCCCCAGACTTGACTTTTCCCGAAACTAGACAATCTCCAAGCATCCTCTGAGATTTGATTCTGATGTGGTGTTTTAATAAGTTGGTAATGCATTTTGTTTTTGATTTATTGGCTCCTACCCTGTGTTGAGATCCAAATATATCCAAGGCACCTTTCTTCTTGAGAGCCAGGATGACTTTTTTCACCCTAACCCTGCCAAACTATGGAAATATATAACATATTATATGAAGTTTAATATATGCCTGTATCTTCAAATGTTCTATATAAGTGTAGAATGTACTGTTTTATTTGTCTCTATAAGTGTGATATAATCCCAAAATATCCCAAAAACAACATATGaggtgaaatgtttttttttaattatatgtATATCATGTTTGTCTTCTCCAGTGACATAATAAAATAGTTTTAGATATTCGTGCTCCGTGAGTTAATAATGTATAAAGTTATGAAGAAGATGTTGGGATTTTACTAGTCTATTTGCGCTCATCGCACAGTACAAGTCTGCAATGTCAGATAGTTTATATCGAAGAAATGCTAAACCTAAGCTATAGGCCTTCGTTTGAGATAATTATTTGCGCATTATGTTGATCTTCAATTTGAGATGAAGGAATTTATCCTTTTCATAAAGCACTAATAGAATCGTTAAAGCCTCTTTGTATTCGTTGTTGAAATATATAAATTGCAGCCTCTGGTCCATGATAATTTTACTACAATCGTCTCTTTATCAACAGCACAAAGTTCGTTTGTATCGCCTCATCATGAGTGTGTTCTGTTGGGGGTGTGATAGCCCTGTGAGGAACATGCATCAATCTTTATAGGCATGGTTACTGCGTCTCTCGTCGCCGCGGGCAGGGAACGTCTAGccgtgctgtgtgtgtctgtgtgtgtgctcccaGAGATACCAGCCTTCGCCACCTAATCTGCAGTCTGAGTTGAGCTGGTCCTGCAGAGTCCAGTCCCCCGGGGAATCTGTCAGTTTGCGCCCCAGGGCCCGGTGGTCCTATCCGGCCCGGTGAGCAGCCGCCGGTCCAGTCCCGCAATATGAGCCAAACCCCGGGGCAAGTTTGTGATAATCCTCGGTTATGCCTCCGAACTCCGGGCGCTCAGGCTTATGTTCTAAAGCTTATCGCCTCTCCTGGACGCAGGCATGACAGTGAAAGTGTGAGAGAATTAACATATTTATCTGTTGTTTATTGGCTTTTAAGCGGGATGTATGTAGGGCATCAAACGGTGAAGCGTCTGGGATAACCAGCCAACACGTTTGTTTGTTCTGTTATTGTCCCGTGTACAAACACCGTTTCCAAAAAGCGCAGAGAAACAGTACACGGGGAGAACAAAACCACATTTTGAGGATATACAACCACCATCATGTAATTAGGCTATGTATTTACAGTGAAGTTAAAATGCGAAGGGAAATGTTACCCATAGGCCTATAAAATTAGATGTGATGGTCATTTTATTCGGGCTTGTTACCTattctgccctaccaagcaaaagagCAGTAACTTCACATTAATTGGCCTCAACTCCACAAAGGGCCAATTCAAGCAAATGTTTAtattgtgtctctctctgtaaggAACAAAGTTGTCTTGGATGCAACCACTAACTCAAATCGGTATTCCAAGTAGTGTCTCACGTTAAACACCGTGCCCTCACCCTGAACACATCTCTTCGTTTCAGCGACACTGTATAATAGGTTCGCCGCACGGCGGGACACGAGGCAGGTGTGACCGGGGCCCGGCTGGGCGCGAACAGCGGCACCGGTGAAAGAGCACCCCGCCCGGGGAGAAGCAGACGCACGGGGGGGCTGCGGGATGCCGCACCGTCTCTCTCCTCGAGCAGAACTGCTAATTTTGTCGGTTAAAACGAGCGAAGATAACGTTAGCAACGCTGTTTGAGGCGTTTTCTCCCAAATTAtcgcgggcgagagagagagagagaggtgcacaCAGCTGTGGCTCCTGTCACCCAATTCGGTTCCAGGTGTTTCCAAGTCTGTGTGACTCTGAGATATTCACGAAACAACAATTCACCTGCTCATTAAACTAGAAAAATGGACTGTATGGAATTTACATTTCAGACTTTTGGGGATATTGTGTAGACATACTATCTGGCAACTTTGCCACTCCGTGCGCGCATTCGTGGGGAACGTGGATTTCAGTAGCAGTGGCGTTCTGCCTAAAACGCTAACCATTGTCATGAATTATATTTTGTCTCAATGATATTGCCTTGATTTAACCTACTGATTTAGCCTATTGTGTAAATCATGCATTGATCGATCACCGTCCAGATCAGGCTAGTCGTAATCGTGCCATAACGATGGTGATTTTCAATGATTTGCcttttgttgaagtgtttttttttcttcactccGTCATGTCTTTTTCACatgacaatgacaacaagcttaaCCCACCATGACACCGTATCCTCACAGATAGAAAAATGAGTGatagttatacaaatctttggtATCCTCGAGAAGGCCTATAAAATCGAGTGAAATAAGAAAATATGTTTTAGTCCACCAGAGGGCGCCTATTCATCACATAGCCCGTTGGTCACTTTTTTTATAAAATGAAATAGCGTGTTAAGAACACAAGGGGGCACTCTTCTGTATGATCCAATGAAGTACAGTAGCTTCAGTTCAGCCCCTGTGTTTTGTGAGTTGGACATACAGGCCCCTACTACCCAGTGCTGTCTGATGAGTCCATAGAGCAgactctctcgcccctctcttctttctctccctttcttccctCTGCCTGATGTAGTGTGACAGTGTGCCAGCCCCCAGCACTCTGTTGGCGTGGAAACAATCAGCTTTGACAGAAAGGGGGTGGTGGGGGATtgggggagggagggcagagggctGCGGCCTGCGGCCTGTGTATGATGAACTGGATAGAAAGACCTGTGGCCAAAAGAGAAAGAGCAAACATCCAGcagaagatagatagatagatagatagatagatagatagacagacagacagacagacagacagacagacagacagacagacagacagacagacagacagacagacagacagacagacagacagacagacagacagacagacagacagacagacagacagacagacagacagacagagagatagagagatagatagatagatagatagatagatagatagatagatagatagatagtatcTCATCACTTTTACCAAGGATCCACATACCAAATTGAAATATTTCCCATGAgccatacagtgtatatatatatatatatatatatccttctTGAGTATGAAATTGTGTGGGTGGTTTGAGTACTGTGCTTTTTCTTTGTTTCCCattgaaaataaaacaaattattggTTCATTTCCAAGCAGACTTTGTATAAttttcttttatatatatatatatatatatatatatatatcagtatcCACAGCAGTGAATTAGAATTAAATGAATGACTGGAAAAGATCCTCATAGAAATACTAGGCACATTTTAATTAATGAACTGAATTTCAAACCACTTCCTGAATTGCCTAAATTGGAAATGCTTAGCGAACGCTCAAACTACCTTCAGTACAACTGGAGGGCTGTAGCGTTACAACAGAAAGCACAACTAGGCTATATCATCATAACCTTTACAGTTCTGCGAGGATAGAAATTGTGCAGAGAGCCTTAACAAAAGTGTTGATGGAGTGCTTTTTAAATGCCAAGGAGAGTCAGGGATGGACAAGATACATATGTCCTCATATAGAGAATGGGAAGTTCTCTTTGCATGGCATGAAAATTAATTCATCCACACATTTTTAATTCGATATTAATAAGATGTTGAAAGTATATGAAGGTCAAATGTATCAGAAGTCCAAAGGCATACATGTTGTAAAGTTATTATTGAAATTTAGGCTATGCCTAATAATAATACTATTCTCCATAAAGTAAACCACCATAATGCATCATTCATAGAGGCCTGTATTTGTTTTTATGTTGAACATAAAATGACCTAATTCAATGAAGTCCCCATTCATCCTGACTAATGCACCGTCATCTTAATGCACGTCATTGTAGGCCTAATTTAACATATCAGACTTAACAAACCTGTTGGCTGACATAAAAGGATGGCCCTGATTGTGACCACAAATTAGCCTAGGCCGACACAGTGAGCctataggcctatatttcaatttGCTGACATGCCCGTGGAAATAGTAGGCCTTCTGAACTCCTGTATCGCTGATCATGTCCCTGCCTGCTTGTCCAAGTCTGAGGGTTCTCTGCGGGTTTGCCAGGACATTCTGAATGTGGGGGTCTGAGTGAGAGCATTTTTTGGTGGGGTCTGGGGTATAAGGTTCAGCTGCCTCGGCTGCTTTAACCAGCTAATAAATATGAAAACAGCGTGTTAAAACGTTTATTCGTTCTCTGGTTGAAATGATTATACCATTCTATAAAGTCCCATGTAAATCCTGAAACCTCATAAGATCCAATGTTGTCCCATAAAACTGTGTCGGACAATAGATGGGGAAAGGGGGCTTTTTCACGCATAAGGGGTTTTCACAAGAGCACATTGAGTGCAGCCCCTCCGTGACACGCCCATGGATTATGTGGCTCTCGGTGAAAGCGCTTCTAGGAGCGGCAGGTGTGTGTTCCAGGCACGGGGGTCGTGCGGCCGGCGACGGTAGGGGAGCTGGCTATGTCGAATGCGCGCAGCTGCCGGCAGGATTTTTTTCAGAGCTTGTCACTTCCATTTAACTTGCTCTCTTTCACCCCCTTGAGACGAAGTGGTCTCTCGTGCCCAGGTTCCCTCGACGTCCTCTCCCGGTTTAGATACGAAAGGGACCACTAAACGGTGACATCCCATCAACAAAAGCGAGCGGGGGCCACTACCCATCCCGCCTCAGCGCCATGAAATTGTGGATTAAACCGATAAGCGGTGCCACTGATACCGACCTCGCATTTCTTCAGGACCTATAATTGAATGCCAAAATGTAAGAAGGCAAGGTTAAACAAAGTCTTAACACAATAACTCTGTCTATTCCCTCGACACTTCTATTCAAGCCCCGGATTTCTAAATGATCCATTCATGATCCACCACATCATAGGCCAGTCTGTTGGTTAGTGTGAAATTGGTCTTGCAGTATTGCAGTAACTTATCAAATAAAACAGGTTACAGTCTAGCCTACTCAGTCAATTAGGTTATCTCACAAATCCATGCGAATGTTGTCGAAATTCACAAAGAAAAATCTGTGTGTGAAGATCAAGAATCTTATCTCAGTAAATTGAACCATGTCAAAATGCTTGAGCCTCAGAGCCACAGCCTCATCTTCCAGGCTGTTTTTATCTTTCAGTGTTTACAAAAAGACAAGcatatttattgtattttttttttgtatggtGAAACGGGGGCTTTAACCAATGTAGGCTATTCCCTCAAATGGTTTGCTCCGTGCACCTTGATCCCTAATCTCTGTCGTTCAAACCATGTCCCATTCCAGCAGCTCTCCCCTCAGGGCAAGTTGGGTCCATACATAATCCTCCCAAACTCCGTCACGTATCCCACTGGGGTTTGGCTAAAGTGCTATGTCTGTCAAAGCACAACATTGTCTGCTTTTCACACCATTTCTGGCAAAAAGGATTAATTCCCCCTATAAATACAAACAATACGACTAAATAACAGCAaccttacagtgtgtgtgtgtgcgtgtgcgtgtgtgtgtgtgtgtgtgtgtgcgtgtgtgtgtgtgtgtgtgtgcgttagaaGTATTGACTGAGTGTTTTGTGAAGAtacacagaagaagaaaaaatctgCTCAGTTCACTAATGTAATTCATCATATTCTACTTGCTGTCTCGTGCGGCTTCCACCCGCGAGTCTCTCTGCTGTATCCACGGCTGTCAAAATGGACAGTGCTGCAGCAGCAGCCAGTGAATAAAATGAAATATGAAATAGTGTGATAAACTGGTAGATAATAATCTTTTCATTAAACTTTCATCCCGGGCTAACTTAAATATTCAAGAGGCCAATTACACAGCTTGTATCTTTTTTCTTTAACAAGAGCAGTCAGGGTGAGTGTATCTCGCTTAAGGGTTCAGTGAGAGCATCATTACTGAGTGGTCGTGGGGGAGTTGACCCATCTCTCATGTGCTGGGCAGGAACCAGACTGAGAGATGGAACAGGCTGGCTGATGGCTGTCTAAATaaaggatagacagacagagaggtgtaTAGATTTTCCAGGCGGATAGTGGAAAGATGTGTGCATTGTGATGTGTGCCACAAACAGTGTGCGTGTGCACGCCACTCtgatctagtctctctctctttctctctctctctactctctctctgctctcttgctttctgtgtgtgtgtgtgcgcgtgtgtgagtCAGTGTATTAGCAGTCAGAGCACTGAAGCCCAGGGGCGATTCCTGTGTGTGCTTGCGATAaaggggaagggaggaaggaTAGGGGGGGAAAGGGTGGgatagtgtgtgggggggggtttgtGGAGGGGAGAGAAAAAGAAGATGAAGTTGGGAAGGGGGGGGTTGTGCAGAGAGAAGGGGGGTAGAgatataaagaaagagagagtataAAGAAGGGGGTGAACAACTAGAAGAGCTCAGAGAGCTTCCTCTGTGCTGTCAGTGCTCCTGGATCATGTCCCCattgggctctctctctctctctttccccctctctctctctttccccctctctctctctttccctctctctctctctctctctctctctctttccccctctctctctctttccccctctctctctctttccctctctctctctctctctctctctctctttccccctctctctctctttccccctctctctctctttccctctctctctctctctctctctctctctctctctctctctctccctccctttctctttcacAAAAAGAGGAGAAGAGTGTCTTGGCAGGGTAATTAAGAATGGCCTCTAAACACAGGAGTATGGCAGGAATGCTCCAGATGAAAGTAAATGATTAAAATAATTACAGGCTCAGAGCTGACGAGCCGCAGTGTGGGGTGGCCGCCGGACATTTGTCGGTAATTAGATAATTAATCTGAATGCAAATGATGAGCCCTAACGAAGCAGTCAAGCTGAACCAGCGACAACTGCCGAGAGTGAaataatgggagagagagagagagaaatatgaaaATGAGTATAAAATATCCAGCTTCCAAAGTCAGCCTGCCAACACACAAAGCCAACACACATCAGAATTGTAAATCAATAACTCTTGCACCCAGTTTGAATGTAGCTTGTGCATAAAAAACTCCTCACATCTCTACATCTATAACTTTCACTCATTGTGACAAGTAGACATGAATAACTTGTTAAAAATACACAAGCCTACAAAGGGTGCCTGACAGTCAGAGCTCGAGCAACTGCATAGCAACTTCTAATGTTACAAGGTGCATTTCAGAGACCTCAAACTGGAGGCTTACAGAgcccagagagacagaaaaagacagaaaACTAATGATGAGTAATGCTAAGACTTTCTGCAAGCAATTTAAATGCATCTGCAAATTGTGTGTTTATCATTTTCTAACCTGACATTCAGCAGGCTACAGAGTTGGGAGGTTTGGACCGAACAAACTGAGCGAGCAATCCCACTTGAAAACCAAAGCAAATGGAAATCATACTCAATAAAAAGACAAATTCATTATACAATCTAAGATGTATTATAAAAAATGAATTTTGCTTTTatgcagaatgtgtgtgtgtgtgtgtgtgtgtgtgtctctttctgtctgtgagTTCAACAGTTTTTTTATGTTTCTTTTTTCTTTGATCTTGCTTTAGGCTATTAAACGTCCCAATTTAATTCAATACAATTAAGTAGTCTGTATATTCCAGAGATACAGTAGATTGTACCACAGTCATTTGCAGTAGGCTTTCAGTGGCAACACCCAGACCTgggtcatcactagttaccacagccacaaagtcataaacctcgTCCATTTTtacaatgtatcttcttaaaatattatattaagcctaaccctaaccttaaattaatgttttttttgttttcaataatttctgactttgtggctgtggtaactagtgagaCCTGGGTCACATGAGAAGGAGAAAAACGTCATATTTCATGACGTCAACATTATGCGCCTCTCATTCAAGTTTTgctgtgtaatctgaggaaacGAACGAGGTTGCGTTGTTCCTCAGGCAAAACTTTACTTCAAAATTTTTACTCGGAAGTTACAGTATGGAATATTTGATCGGAATTCAGGGACAAGACTTTGTCCTAGTTGCTGCTGATAATGTTGCAGCCCACAGCATCGTTAAAATGAAACAGGGTATGACATTGCTCGTTTGCAGTTAGCTAGTCgctaagttagccagctagctaacgttatttagCCTGCTTTTGTTAGCCATGAACTCATTTGTAAAATCAGCAAAATGACCTAAATATTTCTCATACATTTGTGTTTTGAATCATATAACGTTACTGAAACATAAATTATAATTGTTGTTACCTAGCTAGTTAAGCATGCTAGTTTACATGTTATGAGTTAACAGTAGTTTAGCAAACTAGCTAGCACTTTTATGTCAGCTAATTAGCTAGTACGCTTCCTCCCTGGCCAATAAGTCGAGATCAGAAAAGCGGACACTAGTTACCGAATTGATTTGGCTTCCAGTTATCACCAAAGTTTGTTTGGTAACAATCATGTTGGACGAGCTAGTAAGCTTGTTAACTTGCATGTCCACAAACAGATTTGCAGATTTGCGCAAGCTACCTAAAAAGGCTAGCCATCTTGCTAACTAGCTTCATTCAATTGTGAAAGTGAAAGTCAGCAGGAGCGCACACACTAGCAGGCCCAGATTATTATCGAAATGACTTGCAATATTTTCCTCTAAGTAAGAAAAATCTGAACGATTAGAGCTATTTGTAATCAAACTAACTTCAAGTATGTATTATTTGGCTTTATTTCCACATGTCACTGGAGTGCGTATGTGATTAAATAACTAACACCTTGTCTATCGCCCTCAGACCAGGACAAGATGTTCAAGCTGAGCGATAAGATTCTGTTGCTTTGTGTGGGAGAGGCAGGAGACACAGTACAGTTTGCAGAGTACATTCAGAAGAATATTCAGCTATACAAAATGAGGAATGGTAAGTGCCACCCATTTCTTGTTTCTCTGGTGTCAAAATAAAGATGGCCTAGTACTACTCATGCCACCTCTACTGACATATGTGCATTCAATACTCGTTGCGAATATTGATTGGTCATTTTATTTATGAATGTTTTTTCCCCGGTTATGTGCCACCCTGTGGTGACATCTGATGAGGCTTTCCTTTCATTTTGACTCTTTCAGGTTATGAACTCAGTCCAACAGCAGCAGCCAACTTCACACGCAAGAACCTTGCAGACTACCTTCGAAGCAGGGTAATTATTTAAATGTGGACCaatgcttttatttctttcaatgTAGCAGATACTCCAAAGTTGCTCTGTGctattgaatcaaatcaaatgtatttatatagcccttcttacatcagcagatatctcaaagtgctgtacagaaacccagcctaaaaccccaaacagcaagtaatgcaggtgtagaagcactgtggctaggaaaaactccctagaaaggccaaaacctaggaagaaaccaggctatgagggttggccagtcctcttctggctgtgccgggtggcgattataacagaacatggccaagatgttcaaatgttcataaatgaccagcatggtcaaataataataatcacagtagttgtcgagggtgcaacaagtcagcaactcgagagtaaatgtcagttggcttttcatagccgatcattgagtgtatctctaccgctcctgctgtctctagagagttgaaaacagcaggtctgggacaggtagcacgtccggtgaacaggtcagggttccatagccgcaggcagaacagttgaaactggagcagcatcacggccaggtggactggggacagcaaggagtcatcatgccaggtagtcctgaggcatggtcctagggctcaggtcctccgagagagagagagaattagagagagcgtacttaaattcacacaggacaccggataagacaggagaaatactccagatataacagactgactatTGCCACTTAGCCTGTGTCTTGGCTGGGCAAACCCATTTTGGTGATTTCTGGTATGTCGTCAACATAAATCAATCACAGCACATTTTTGGACTCATTCAGCAGTTTTTACCCGAATAAATACAATATCATTGGAAGCTAATGTTGAATGTTCAGTTTATACTgattaaaaatataaacgcaacatgcaataatttcaatgattttactgagtttaggttcatataaggaaatcagtcaattgaaagaaatgaattaggcccaaatctatggatttcacataactgggcaggggcgcagccatggccTGGCTCCCAAGGGGTGGTGCtataccctcccaggcccacacatggctgcacccctgcccagttatgtgaaatccaaccactggggagccaggcccagccaatcagaatgatccCCCCACATACAAAAGGTCTTTAttccagacagaaatactcctcagtccTATTAAaactaacatgctgaccaaaccgaaCGCGCACATGTTGATTTTGGAccccccacaccagacacgatcaggatactacgcaggttgaaatatcaaaacaaactctgaaccaattatatttgTTTGGGGACCGGTTGAAAAGCATTAATCATTAAtgtcaatttagctagctagctagctagcttgcagttgctagctaatttgacctatttagctagcttgctgttgctagctaagtTGTCCTGGGATTTAAACATTGGGTTGgcattttacctgaaatgcacaaggtcctttaaaccgacaattaatccacatacaaaacagtcaaccgaatcgtttctagtcatctctcctccttccaggctttttttcctttggactttatatggcgattggcatctaactttcataataaggtgtATTATCAGAACAGACCGACATCAGTTCacctttcaatcacccacgtggctataaccaatgaggagatggcacgtgggtatacgcttctataaaccaatgaggagatgggagagacagGACTTGCACCGCGTTCAGCGTCACAAATAAAACTGACTTCTAATTTAGCACTTGGcaatgcagacgctcgttggcgcgcaagcagtgtgggtgcaatgattgaataacatgtatgtgtacatttattttgcaat is part of the Salmo trutta chromosome 34, fSalTru1.1, whole genome shotgun sequence genome and encodes:
- the LOC115173444 gene encoding uncharacterized protein LOC115173444 isoform X2; this translates as MGDSQSRSRSESSTRIESRSRTLESHSRRIESPLRSEFQPRKMLHQDRPVNPQYRGQGGSSSPLRILSNNSQQQGGKRKQGEKDGNFNFLGQDDDVMTGGDENRNQVRPRNLGPLGRDQPHLPSSSNHYGPGPLSPLSRLPCWSPLESLPEIESGDDGYGRVPPDGAEEGKMEEEMGRMSDDEKEKQDLGGGVMKQGVVVEEEEEEEEVEDPEEWGDSDSDFEFSYRSSGSLSSLNMESGGEGAGMGGWDRIGVGEPKPVHHQGGNQETPASPADPLTPSLTRKWDDKMERKRSSKPLRTGNSLLDGGALSDSDTDCGELPELEDTVWTLRDRERFKAQEMEKHQVQLTMYRRLALIRWVRTLQGRVQEQQNRLQSSFDVILDHRKELLRMGTATTATATASQS
- the LOC115173444 gene encoding uncharacterized protein LOC115173444 isoform X1, producing the protein MTDSTPNDSQSRSRSESSTRIESRSRTLESHSRRIESPLRSEFQPRKMLHQDRPVNPQYRGQGGSSSPLRILSNNSQQQGGKRKQGEKDGNFNFLGQDDDVMTGGDENRNQVRPRNLGPLGRDQPHLPSSSNHYGPGPLSPLSRLPCWSPLESLPEIESGDDGYGRVPPDGAEEGKMEEEMGRMSDDEKEKQDLGGGVMKQGVVVEEEEEEEEVEDPEEWGDSDSDFEFSYRSSGSLSSLNMESGGEGAGMGGWDRIGVGEPKPVHHQGGNQETPASPADPLTPSLTRKWDDKMERKRSSKPLRTGNSLLDGGALSDSDTDCGELPELEDTVWTLRDRERFKAQEMEKHQVQLTMYRRLALIRWVRTLQGRVQEQQNRLQSSFDVILDHRKELLRMGTATTATATASQS
- the LOC115173444 gene encoding uncharacterized protein LOC115173444 isoform X3, with translation MLHQDRPVNPQYRGQGGSSSPLRILSNNSQQQGGKRKQGEKDGNFNFLGQDDDVMTGGDENRNQVRPRNLGPLGRDQPHLPSSSNHYGPGPLSPLSRLPCWSPLESLPEIESGDDGYGRVPPDGAEEGKMEEEMGRMSDDEKEKQDLGGGVMKQGVVVEEEEEEEEVEDPEEWGDSDSDFEFSYRSSGSLSSLNMESGGEGAGMGGWDRIGVGEPKPVHHQGGNQETPASPADPLTPSLTRKWDDKMERKRSSKPLRTGNSLLDGGALSDSDTDCGELPELEDTVWTLRDRERFKAQEMEKHQVQLTMYRRLALIRWVRTLQGRVQEQQNRLQSSFDVILDHRKELLRMGTATTATATASQS